A region from the Gossypium hirsutum isolate 1008001.06 chromosome A08, Gossypium_hirsutum_v2.1, whole genome shotgun sequence genome encodes:
- the LOC107927012 gene encoding LOW QUALITY PROTEIN: ACT domain-containing protein ACR8 (The sequence of the model RefSeq protein was modified relative to this genomic sequence to represent the inferred CDS: inserted 1 base in 1 codon) — MEWHACLDEYEKLVIRMSTPRVVIDNAVCPTATLVKVDSARRHGILLDAVQVLTDLNLSIKKAYISSDGQWFMDVFHVTDLNGNKLTDESVISYIEQSLETTDPDRSHEFDGLTALELTGTDRVGLLSEVFAVLADLQCNVVDAKVWTHNGRIASLIYVKDCNSGSPIEDSQQIDRIEARLRNVLKGDNDIRSAKTSVSMAVTHTERRVHQMMFADRDYDRKPILQHKVDLPVVTVQNXGRKGYSVVNVQCKDRTKLLFDVVCTLTDMQYVVFHATINTTGDKAYQEFYIRHSDGTPISSEPERQRVIQCLQAAVERRAYEGVRLELCTVDRQALLADVTRTFRENGLNVTRAEISTTRDVALNVFYVTDAIGNLADPKTIEAVRQKIGLGKLKVKELPLVYQEKAEREEQAVGVGGTVLLSLGSIVRRNLYNLGLIKSYS; from the exons ATGGAGTGGCATGCTTGTCTTGATGAATATGAGAAGCTTGTGATAAGGATGAGTACTCCCAG AGTGGTCATTGACAATGCCGTTTGCCCCACTGCAACTCTTGTCAAG GTTGACAGTGCTAGAAGACACGGGATTTTGCTAGACGCTGTTCAAGTTTTAACAGATCTGAACCTTTCAATTAAGAAGGCTTACATTTCATCTGATGGCCAATGGTTCATGGATG TTTTCCATGTGACTGATTTAAACGGAAACAAATTAACTGACGAAAGCGTTATTAGTTACATCGAGCAG TCCCTTGAGACCACTGATCCTGATAGAAGCCATGAGTTTGATGGTTTAACAGCATTGGAATTGACTGGAACCGATAGAGTTGGTCTTTTATCGGAAGTATTTGCAGTTTTAGCTGATCTACAATGCAATGTGGTCGATGCTAAAGTATGGACTCACAATGGTCGAATCGCTTCTTTGATTTATGTGAAAGATTGCAATTCAGGGTCTCCAATCGAGGACTCGCAACAGATTGACAGAATCGAAGCACGTTTAAGGAATGTTTTGAAAGGTGACAATGATATTCGTAGCGCAAAGACTTCGGTTTCTATGGCTGTAACCCACACCGAAAGAAGGGTACATCAAATGATGTTTGCAGATCGTGACTATGATAGAAAGCCTATTTTGCAACATAAGGTAGATTTACCTGTGGTCACCGTGCAAA TGGGTCGAAAGGGTTATTCAGTTGTGAATGTTCAGTGCAAGGATCGAACCAAGCTTCTCTTTGATGTTGTTTGCACATTAACAGATATGCAATATGTTGTGTTTCATGCAACTATCAACACAACTGGGGATAAAGCATATCAGGAATTCTATATTAGGCACTCGGACGGAACCCCAATTAGCTCAGAACCTGAAAGACAACGCGTAATCCAATGCTTGCAAGCTGCAGTTGAAAGGAGAGCATATGAG GGTGTAAGGCTGGAGTTATGCACAGTAGATAGGCAGGCTCTATTAGCAGATGTGACCCGAACGTTTAGAGAGAACGGTCTTAACGTAACAAGAGCCGAAATATCAACCACGAGGGACGTGGCTCTAAACGTTTTCTACGTAACCGATGCAATCGGGAACCTAGCTGATCCAAAAACCATTGAAGCCGTAAGACAAAAGATAGGTTTGGGAAAgttaaaggtaaaggaattgcCATTGGTATATCAAGAAAAGGCAGAAAGGGAAGAGCAAGCAGTAGGAGTTGGTGGGACAGTGTTGTTATCACTTGGGAGCATAGTGAGAAGGAATCTCTACAATTTGGGGTTGATTAAATCTTACTCTTGA
- the LOC121205078 gene encoding uncharacterized protein has product MTYKGPISMTPYRLVFGKVYHPPVELEHKAYWAIQQCNMELEPTGKARKLDIQELEEIRNDAYENARIYKDKTKLFHDKNIVQKHFSVGQRVLLYNSVLKLFPGKLRSRWQGPFIVTEVFTHGIVEIESEESGRRFTVNGQRLKPFYENFQAHTVEKIQLEPP; this is encoded by the coding sequence ATGACGTATAAGGGACCAATTAGCATGACCCCGTATCGACTTGTTTTTGGCAAGGTGTATCATCCACCAGTAGAGTTGGAGCATAAAGCTTATTGGGCTATTCAACAATGTAACATGGAGTTAGAGCCCACAGGGAAGGCAAGGAAATTGGACATTCAAGAATTGGAGGAAATTCGCAATGATGCCTACGAGAATGCTCGAATTTATAAAGACAAAACAAAGCTGTTTCATGACAAAAATATAGTTCAGAAGCATTTCTCAGTAGGACAAAGAGTTTTGCTTTATAACTCCGTATTAAAGCTATTCCCAGGTAAGCTTCGATCTCGGTGGCAAGGACCTTTTATTGTGACTGAAGTATTTACGCATGGCATAGTTGAAATAGAAAGTGAAGAATCAGGAAGGCGGTTCACAGTCAATGGTCAACGGCTGAAGCCATTTTACGAGAATTTTCAGGCCCACACGGTCGAGAAAATTCAGTTAGAACCACCATAA